A portion of the Candidatus Methylacidiphilales bacterium genome contains these proteins:
- a CDS encoding ribonuclease III domain-containing protein codes for MDSEVRDLSWIGDAVLALCARNWIIAHESGLHGSRHDLFRELTCNDFLASFGPPTLVEAELGRIYRDEGLEGARQHFETRLVPVFLKQQGNRNPAAKRR; via the coding sequence ATGGACAGCGAAGTGCGCGATCTCAGTTGGATCGGGGATGCCGTGCTCGCCCTCTGCGCCCGCAACTGGATCATCGCCCACGAATCCGGCCTCCATGGCTCCCGACACGATCTCTTCCGTGAACTGACCTGCAACGATTTCCTCGCCTCCTTCGGCCCCCCCACGCTAGTCGAAGCGGAACTGGGACGGATCTACCGCGACGAGGGTCTGGAGGGCGCCCGCCAGCACTTCGAAACCCGCCTGGTTCCGGTCTTCCTCAAACAACAAGGCAACCGGAACCCTGCCGCCAAACGCCGCTGA
- a CDS encoding metallophosphoesterase family protein: MKVALISDIHSNLEALEAVLEDCRKQGLEEFVCLGDIVGYGADPGPCVERIMALKCPALKGNHDEEASSNAPLGAYSELAQAGMAYSREVLSREHKKWLGSRPMKLKLHGASMVHSSLFEPEEWHYIIDGLSAELHFMNQKMQVCFYGHTHVPCFWEKIDEVVLNLSPKSVTVHKGPYYLFNVGSVGQPRDKNNKACYAIWNPVEQKVTYRRVPYDYEKTQKKIRQAGLPKRLATRLAEGY, encoded by the coding sequence ATGAAGGTGGCCTTGATCAGTGACATCCATTCCAATTTGGAAGCATTGGAGGCTGTCTTGGAGGATTGCCGGAAACAGGGTTTGGAGGAATTTGTCTGCCTGGGCGACATCGTGGGCTACGGGGCGGACCCGGGGCCGTGCGTGGAACGGATCATGGCCCTCAAGTGTCCGGCCTTGAAGGGAAACCATGACGAGGAGGCGTCGAGCAACGCGCCGCTCGGGGCATATTCGGAACTGGCCCAGGCCGGCATGGCCTATTCGCGGGAGGTGTTGTCGCGCGAGCACAAAAAATGGCTGGGCAGCCGTCCGATGAAGCTGAAGTTGCACGGGGCTTCGATGGTGCACAGCTCGTTGTTTGAGCCCGAAGAGTGGCATTACATCATCGATGGGTTGAGCGCCGAGCTGCATTTCATGAATCAGAAAATGCAGGTGTGTTTTTACGGGCACACGCACGTGCCGTGTTTTTGGGAAAAGATCGACGAGGTGGTGCTGAACCTGTCGCCGAAGTCCGTGACGGTGCACAAGGGGCCCTATTACCTATTCAACGTGGGGTCGGTGGGCCAGCCAAGGGACAAGAACAACAAGGCGTGTTACGCGATCTGGAATCCGGTGGAACAGAAGGTGACCTACCGACGGGTTCCCTACGATTACGAGAAGACCCAGAAAAAGATCCGGCAGGCGGGACTGCCCAAGCGGCTGGCCACCCGCTTGGCGGAAGGCTACTGA
- a CDS encoding helicase HerA-like domain-containing protein, whose protein sequence is MIDAPSILLGGSNPQDQARLALRMANRHGLIAGATGTGKTVTLQSLAESFSRAGVPVFAADVKGDLSGIARPGSPSPRLTERRQALGLPDADFRGCPVVFWDLDGKNGHPVRTTITEMGPLLLGRLLELSEAQEDALHILFKLADDQGMLVLDLKDLNALCGWATENAASLKADYGNLSTTTLASLQRKLVVLGDQGGDTFFGEPALEVPSLIREDMSGQGLVHILDARKLIQEPRRYATFMLWLLSELFEDLEEVGDRDKPRLVFFFDEAHLLFQDAPPALVQKIEQVVRLVRSKGVGIYFVTQNPLDLPDSVLGQLGNRVQHALRAFSARDQKAVKAAAETFPLADGLDIGSAITQLGVGEALVSCLDEKGSPTPTRRILIAPPESRIGPVDDAERQAQIGRSPYGTQYNTAIDRESAYERLKSKSASAPLTQAPTGAEPDLQEALGGSVATRRPSPASAPRSAEPRTPARRSDTMIEAVGKSVLRSAGSTIGREIVRGVLGSLLGGGRRRR, encoded by the coding sequence ATGATCGACGCCCCCTCCATCCTCCTCGGTGGATCCAACCCCCAAGACCAGGCCCGCCTCGCCCTGCGCATGGCCAACCGGCACGGGCTGATCGCCGGCGCAACCGGCACGGGTAAAACCGTCACCCTGCAAAGCCTGGCCGAATCCTTCTCCCGCGCCGGCGTCCCGGTCTTCGCGGCCGACGTCAAAGGCGACCTCTCCGGCATCGCCCGCCCCGGCTCCCCCTCCCCGCGTCTCACCGAACGCCGCCAAGCCCTCGGTCTGCCCGACGCCGATTTCCGCGGCTGCCCCGTCGTCTTCTGGGACCTCGACGGCAAAAATGGCCACCCCGTCCGCACCACCATCACCGAAATGGGCCCCCTCCTCCTCGGACGCCTCCTTGAACTCAGCGAGGCCCAGGAAGACGCCCTCCACATCCTCTTCAAGCTCGCCGACGACCAGGGCATGCTCGTCCTCGACCTGAAGGACCTCAACGCCCTCTGCGGCTGGGCCACGGAAAACGCCGCCTCACTCAAAGCCGATTACGGCAACCTCTCCACCACCACCCTCGCCTCCCTCCAACGCAAATTGGTCGTCCTCGGCGACCAGGGCGGCGACACTTTCTTCGGCGAACCCGCACTGGAAGTACCGTCCCTCATCCGCGAAGACATGTCCGGCCAGGGCCTGGTCCATATCCTCGATGCCCGCAAACTCATCCAGGAACCCCGCCGTTACGCCACGTTCATGCTCTGGTTGCTTTCCGAATTGTTCGAGGACCTCGAGGAAGTCGGCGACCGCGACAAGCCCCGTCTGGTCTTCTTCTTCGACGAAGCCCATCTCCTCTTCCAGGACGCTCCTCCCGCCTTGGTGCAAAAAATCGAACAGGTCGTCCGTCTCGTCCGCTCCAAGGGCGTCGGCATCTACTTCGTGACCCAGAACCCGCTCGACCTTCCCGACAGCGTCCTCGGCCAGCTCGGCAACCGCGTTCAGCATGCCCTGCGCGCCTTCAGCGCCCGCGACCAGAAAGCCGTCAAAGCCGCCGCCGAAACGTTCCCCCTGGCCGATGGCCTCGACATCGGTTCCGCCATCACCCAACTCGGCGTCGGTGAAGCCCTTGTCTCGTGCCTCGATGAAAAAGGCTCGCCCACCCCGACCCGTCGTATCCTCATCGCCCCGCCGGAATCCCGCATTGGCCCGGTTGATGATGCCGAACGCCAAGCCCAGATCGGCCGTTCGCCCTATGGCACCCAATACAACACCGCCATCGACCGCGAATCCGCTTACGAACGGCTCAAATCCAAATCCGCCTCCGCACCCCTGACCCAAGCGCCAACAGGTGCCGAACCCGATCTCCAGGAAGCCCTCGGTGGTTCCGTCGCCACCCGCCGACCTTCGCCCGCTTCGGCCCCGCGAAGCGCGGAACCCCGCACTCCCGCCCGGCGCAGCGACACCATGATCGAAGCGGTGGGCAAATCCGTGCTGCGCAGCGCCGGTTCGACCATCGGACGGGAAATTGTCCGCGGCGTCCTTGGCTCCCTC